TCTGCTGCTCAAACACCTGCGGATTCAAGACATTCCCTGCATCAATGCAGTTCAGAAAATCACAAACCGTCACTTCACCGCTCAGCGTGTCTACTTCTAAGCGGACCAATTGCGCTCCGTAAGCGAAAACACGGTGAGGGAAACCATGTTTCCGCAGTTTTTTCCCGGTCTCCGGCACTTGCTTATTTACCGGGCAGGTATGACTATAGGTAACCGTTCGCTCACTCGGATCCATAAAGCCAGCCAGTAAAGCCAAAGGCACTTCCCTTCCCGACGATTGATGAACAATTCTTCCTGGACAAAGCAATAAGTCATCTATATGTACTTGTTCCAAAAATTGAAAGGTAAACAGCATCACGGCCCGCGCCAAAAGGCGTTCCTTCAATATTCCAGCCGCTCCTTCCAACGCCTTGCCATACGTAAAAGTCGTTCTGCTGGCCGAAGAAGAGCAAGAAGGCAGCGTTTGAGACGTATCCGGCAGCACCAATTCCATCTCTTCCATATCTTGAAACAGCAAATGTCCCACGATCTGCAAATAGGTTGATGCATTCCCCTGCCCCATGTCCGCAACCCCGGCATACACGCGCAGGCGACCATCCGCTTTCAGTTCCAGCTTAGCATTGGCATAATCCGGAATAATCGGTCCAAAGCCTACGGCATGATAGCAGGCGGCTATGCCCACTCCCCTTCGCTTAAAAGCAGGCGCCTCTTCGCGCCAAGCTTGGCGCTGCGTCCACAAAGGATGCGCCGCCAGCTTCTTCAAACATTCTGTTAACCCGACGCTTTGGGAAAGCCGTACGCCCGCAGGCGTTGTTCCTCCCCGCTGCACTGCATTTCGCAACCGAAACTCCAGCGGATCCAATCCCGCGCATTTTGCCAATTCATCCATTGCCTGCTCAATGCCAGCCGCCGCTTGGGGTACGCCAAAACCGCGAAAAGCGCTGGCAAGAGGATTATTGGTATAAACAACCGCTCCGGAAATACGTGAATTAGGAATGCCATAAGGCCCTCCCGCGTGTTCCATAGCCAGTGCGAATACTTCCGCCCCCATCGCGGCATAAGCGCCTGTATCAAATAAAAGTTCACAGTCTAACGCCTGAAGCTGTCCTTCGCGATCACACCCCAGGCGATAGTTCATCTGCGCCGGATGCCTCTTGGTGCCGGCCACAAAGCGTTCTTCCCTCGTATACTGCATGCGCACCGG
This genomic window from uncultured Anaeromusa sp. contains:
- a CDS encoding xanthine dehydrogenase family protein molybdopterin-binding subunit — translated: MKQSERVYENPPGIGCSVPRMDAKTKVTGQEVYAADHYPNGCLWAGVKRSSQTHARLVELDLKAARQMTGVVAVLTSRDIKGSNRLGIFEKDQPILAEEVVRYCGEAIALVVAESKAVLEQALEAIQIEYENLEAVLDLHLALQLESPVIHSGRADGNVLLRDEICCGRGAAALPECAFSVDVSVEVNWQDHAFLETEAGMAKVEEDGTISLIVATQTPFRDRLELGEALKVMPQKLHIMAPYLGGAFGGKDGITVQGFLVLAALHAGGRPVRMQYTREERFVAGTKRHPAQMNYRLGCDREGQLQALDCELLFDTGAYAAMGAEVFALAMEHAGGPYGIPNSRISGAVVYTNNPLASAFRGFGVPQAAAGIEQAMDELAKCAGLDPLEFRLRNAVQRGGTTPAGVRLSQSVGLTECLKKLAAHPLWTQRQAWREEAPAFKRRGVGIAACYHAVGFGPIIPDYANAKLELKADGRLRVYAGVADMGQGNASTYLQIVGHLLFQDMEEMELVLPDTSQTLPSCSSSASRTTFTYGKALEGAAGILKERLLARAVMLFTFQFLEQVHIDDLLLCPGRIVHQSSGREVPLALLAGFMDPSERTVTYSHTCPVNKQVPETGKKLRKHGFPHRVFAYGAQLVRLEVDTLSGEVTVCDFLNCIDAGNVLNPQVFEQQIQGGAAQGIGYALFEDFVLQAGEVRTRDFSTYILPTALDLPALETVVANVYEDDGPFGMKGAGEISIDGVLPAIANGLASITGNRLAQGTLTGEKVLAALRQADLEAVR